The proteins below are encoded in one region of Chiloscyllium punctatum isolate Juve2018m chromosome 9, sChiPun1.3, whole genome shotgun sequence:
- the LOC140481108 gene encoding BTB/POZ domain-containing protein KCTD14-like → MSSTGSRGTSVKPNMGSPQSASSVINLNVGGHIYSTALGTLLKYPRSKLAEMFSGLSRPKVDSEGRYFIDRDGTHFKHVLDFLRGQDPPPSLAQVVYQEALFYGIEPLVKLLEDSPKIFGEMVGRRQFLARVPNYQENIEVMVRVARAEAVASRQSTVTVCVVRNEEDAAKCHEAVNGLDTDKESVVRFGPWKASPSISDLLYCIKLDIESKGYSASYRPHEIGKGFLVRPCEFLYKFTFTWW, encoded by the exons ATGAGTTCCACAGGCTCCAGAGGAACTTCTGTGAAACCCAACATGGGCAGCCCCCAAAGT GCTTCGTCAGTAATCAACCTGAATGTTGGGGGTCACATTTACTCCACTGCACTTGGAACTCTGCTCAAGTATCCACGGTCCAAGCTGGCTGAGATGTTCAGTGGTCTGTCCAGACCCAAGGTGGACTCGGAAGGGAGGTACTTTATTGACCGAGATGGGACTCACTTCAAGCACGTGCTTGACTTCCTCCGGGGCCAAGACCCCCCACCCAGTCTGGCCCAGGTAGTCTACCAGGAAGCCTTGTTCTATGGCATTGAGCCCTTGGTCAAGCTGCTGGAGGACTCACCCAAGATCTTCGGCGAGATGGTGGGCCGGAGGCAGTTCCTGGCCAGGGTGCCCAATTACCAGGAGAACATTGAGGTGATGGTGCGGGTGGCCAGGGCGGAGGCTGTGGCTTCTCGCCAATCCACCGTAACAGTGTGCGTGGTCAGAAACGAGGAGGATGCAGCCAAATGCCACGAGGCAGTGAATGGCCTGGACACAGACAAGGAGTCGGTGGTGAGATTCGGACCTTGGAAAGCATCTCCATCCATCTCTGACCTACTCTACTGCATCAAATTGGACATTGAAAGCAAAGGCTACAGTGCCTCCTACAGGCCTCACGAGATAGGGAAAGGGTTCCTTGTTCGACCTTGTGAATTCCTCTACAAATTCACTTTTACGTGGTGGTAA